The Anastrepha obliqua isolate idAnaObli1 chromosome 5, idAnaObli1_1.0, whole genome shotgun sequence DNA window aacgatatgaagtgttaccttttcaaaacaccataacttttttgtatgaaattagtttttattgattttaaagacaaaattgttcaaaaatgattacaattttaacatatattcgcTTTATCTCGACATGACCACCTTTTGTTTTGACTATAGCCTTGAAACGGTCAAAAAAATAAGTTGTATGCTGCACGAacgtgatcttgaggtattttggcccattctcgtataatcgcttttttcagcgcatccatactggcatatttttagtcctcaccttactctccaaaatggaccagatgtccatcggatttgcgtgtggcgaattcgaaagccattgtgtggacgaaatgaagtgtggaacatgattttttaaccattcttggtttacacgagctttatgagacggtgccgagtcctgttggaacgtccatggtctacgaccgaaatgtttgcatgcgcacggctctaaagcagcttctaaaacattttctcgataataagtcgcattcactttgacaccaggctcgataaaagcgattggagagcgtccgccagcggtcactgcggcccaaaccattacttgcgatgggaaattgcttcgagtggccatgcgtaggctcaaattctcgtatgagcgttcggtcaagtaaacacgatcgttttgagtgtttatgaactgctcaattgggaaattttttttcatcagaaaacacaatattaggaaattcgccacgttcgtgttagcgcaacaactcctttgctctttcgcaccgaacttttttttgctggggtgaaagatcgtgtgctttttggaacttgtaagccttaccttgagctcatttttcaatatgagtcgaatgctgtcttgcgatattttcagttctttggccatttttcttctacttcGACATGGATTTCGTTTAAGTCGAGCCTTctctttccgaaccatttctggcgttgttgcggtttttttggtccacctccatagcgttttgcacgaacaatggctggttgtaattttccagcaaaatataacgcaatcacactattacgtttgaattccatcacagaaaaaaaattcaacaaaactgagacgcaaatgcttttgatggcttataaacaatatattgaactgtcattagaacaattttgacgttgatgtcatgagctgttttacagatacaagcggTGTGATAGgtacacttcatatcgttcaccctgtatacgtatatttggcgcgtacttccttttatagatatttggccgaactcctcctccaatttgtggtgtgagtaTTGATGTTGACGTCGTTGAACCCTGTGCGATCGACAAATTTCTCTGATGGGAGTACCAGCTAGTCGGaacaaatttagctttagcgGAGTTTTTTTTGCTCCTTAGTGATTTACAGAATTTGTTGAAATGGATTTACggtgtttaattttaaaataacgtGCGCGACATGCAGAGTTGCTAACTTTCTATTGATCCCGAAAATCTTTCGTTTCCTCTTAATGATATTTTGCCGCCTTGTCTGGCGAACTTGCGAATGCCGCCACTGTGGCTTCATCAACCGGAAAGGGTTGAACAAATTGAAGtgataaaattttagttaaaataagAGTTGCGAAAGTGAATGTAATTGTGGCTGACCATCAAATAAAACTGTACTCGTATAGTTTTAGAATGCAATCAACAAAAGTATATCTAAATTGAAATGTGTGAAGTGACAACAGAAAGTATGGAAGTTAGTTAAAAAAAGGCGTATGAAGAAGCTCATGAgaacaaatattaatttcttctcCCATCCGCTCTTTCCAGGCTCTCGACTATGACTGCCATGTGCAGCAACAGGACATCCCACAGGCCATACAGCTGCTCGGTGAAATGAACAGCAATGTGAAACAGGTCACCGATCTGGTGGAAAGCATGCTGCAGCGCGTAAAGCGTGGCGAACTAACCACAGAATATGGACTGAGCTTTCTGGAAGTCAAATATCACATGCTGCTCGACTATTTGATAAATCTCACTTATGTCGTGTTGCGCAAATGCTCCGGCGAAACCATCGAAGGAGATCCATCCATTGAGCGTCTCATTGAAATACGCACAGTTTTGGAGAAAATACGACCCATCGATCACAAGCTACGCTATCAGATCGATAAGTTGGTGAAGACAGCCACCACGGGTGTGTCGAGTAGTTCCGATCCAATTTTGTATAAGGTAAGAGTGACAAAGCATTTACGATGCCCGATATTAGAAAGATAGAGTTTGAGGTATTTTTTACGTTTTAATTTTCCAACAAAATCTCCACAGCCTAATCTTGATAATATGCTCACAAATGCCGGCGGTGAAGAcgatgctgatgatgatgaggaTGCATCTGAGAATTCGGATTCGGAAAGTGATGGCGACGATGAGGAGGGCGAGACTGGTGTGAAGAAACCCAAAAAAGGCGCCACAGCGGGTAAATCTGGTATTTATGTGCCGCCCAAAATTAAACCAGTCTACTACGATGGCGATgagaaagctgttgataaggaTAAGAAAATGATTGAACGTGCCAAGAAGCGGGCGATTACGtaagttgttgttatttttttttagcaaatttttttctacagaATACTTTTGCACCCCCGTAGCGCTTCAATGCTGCAAGATCTGAAGGAGGAGTATCTCGATGCACCAACGGAACTGTCGTCTGGCTCACGCGCTCAACAGCTGCTCTCCAAGCAACAAAAAGAGAAACAGGAATATGAGGAAACCTATTTGACACGCCTGCCGGTGACCAAAGCGGAAAAGCATCGTCAGCGCAAGTTGACCACGCTGGGTAAGTGAAACACTTTGCATGCGTATATACAGGGTGTAACCGAAagggaatgtaaaatattgaagGAGGTAATAATATGAGCCAAAGGAggcgaaaaagcaaaaaaggcaCACAAGCCAACAATTTTATAGATATGACAGATTATTCTTCTCTGGAgcgtttgtttatttaatttatttgattatttcaaaACACCGCTGCTCGCCGAGCGAAAAGTTTGTATGTGAAAGCAGCAACAGTTTAGCGATGATCAGGCGCATTTGTTGTCTCTGAtcccataaaaaaaataaataattggcgcgtacacttctgttaggtgtttggccgagctcctcctcctatttgtggtgtgcgtcttgatgttgttccacaaatggagggacctacagtttcaagccgactccgaacggcagatatttttatgaggagcgttttcatggcagaaatacactcggaggtttgccattgcctgccgaggggcgaccgctattagaaaaatgtttttattaattttgctctcaccgagattcgaaccaacgacctctctgtgatttcccattcggctacggcggccgctcgcAAATGCCGAgaatctcttaacgagatggcagaATGTTTCCGCATCTATTTGATATGGGTCTTTGAGCATAGTTACATACCAGGGAAttgtaaggcagacaaattagcgCGAGACCGCAATATCACTCGCCTCCCTCTTGGCACGGAGGGATTGCAGGTATACCCCTTAACCTGCAAACTGCTGGGTGCAAGTAGCATTGCCACTTCAGGCAAGACCAGATAGGTTGATAATCTGACATGTAACTGCATAAAAAGATGTTGGCCAAAATGGGACGTCAGGTGCTCGAAGGCGCTACTTAATCGGGCAAGGAAAAACGTTTTTATCTTAGTTACTTTAATCACAGTCCACTCACTGTCTCTTAggtcgacatgctcaaagaGCGAATGTATCTCATTtggactattgcagaagctgctcTAATAACCCGGTTACTTTTAGCCCTTGCCACATGGTCGTTCCAAGCTCGACGCTTTAATCTGTCGTTTATTTcagttaacaaaaacaaaaacacaatttgCATAAGATGTGCAAAGTAGCTTCCTCCTACCATATCCAAGCCTACACGCCATTTTGACTGAATGATGCTCAAAGGTTTTCTAAAACCGCCTCGGTGGCGGTATCtgatttgttggtattttagtTGAATTCGTAGCTTCTTCTCCTTAAGGCTATCACCGAAATGTAGAGCATTTAAATCTAGTAATCTTGCAAGCCATAACAGGTCCGCCCCATCTATGTGGAAAAGTTTGGTGTAAATACATCTTTTCTAACAACAATCG harbors:
- the LOC129248697 gene encoding neuroguidin, which translates into the protein MCEVTTESMEALDYDCHVQQQDIPQAIQLLGEMNSNVKQVTDLVESMLQRVKRGELTTEYGLSFLEVKYHMLLDYLINLTYVVLRKCSGETIEGDPSIERLIEIRTVLEKIRPIDHKLRYQIDKLVKTATTGVSSSSDPILYKPNLDNMLTNAGGEDDADDDEDASENSDSESDGDDEEGETGVKKPKKGATAGKSGIYVPPKIKPVYYDGDEKAVDKDKKMIERAKKRAITASMLQDLKEEYLDAPTELSSGSRAQQLLSKQQKEKQEYEETYLTRLPVTKAEKHRQRKLTTLATLGDEILGEISRDPALRGEGSSGGSKKRKLKGKGKKRGGKKRKFH